In the Malania oleifera isolate guangnan ecotype guangnan chromosome 1, ASM2987363v1, whole genome shotgun sequence genome, one interval contains:
- the LOC131143899 gene encoding steroid 5-alpha-reductase DET2-like: protein MIGDLLQKFVFPSSDLFTAILSPMVFLFLAYLGFSETRGRHLQYSKFSDVGNGSRTFTGARPIKVSSSTGMLMAYTPAFLAGVASFFLFPDDYDLRFFLLRSAVTLHFFKRVLEVLFVHKYSGGMILDSAIFISLAYSSGAAFMIYAQHLTRGSPALPIDLKYVGVALFLVGISGNFYHHYLLSKLRDKGTAKGYRLPRGGFFNLVICPHYFFEILGFVGISCISQTSVSFSVAIGSGLYLMGRSYVTRKWYLSKFENFPKEVRALIPYVF from the exons atgattGGTGACTTGTTGCAGAAGTTCGTTTTCCCGTCGTCTGATCTATTCACAGCAATTCTTTCTCCGATGGTGTTTCTATTCTTAGCCTACTTGGGTTTCTCTGAGACCAGAGGCAGACACCTTCAGTACTCCAAGTTCAGCGACGTCGGCAATGGTTCCCGGACGTTCACCGGAGCTCGGCCGATTAAGGTCTCCAGTTCAACCGGTATGCTTATGGCGTACACTCCCGCCTTCCTCGCCGGCGTCgcttccttcttcctcttccccGACGATTACGATCTCAGATTCTTCCTGCTCAGATCGGCTGTTACCCTCCATTTCTTCAAACGGGTGTTGGAG GTCCTGTTTGTTCACAAGTATAGTGGTGGCATGATCTTGGACTCCGCCATCTTCATCTCTCTTGCCTATTCCTCAGGCGCTGCATTCATGATTTATGCCCAACACCTCACAAGAGGTTCCCCTGCCCTTCCCATTGACTTGAAGTATGTCGGGGTTGCCCTATTTTTGGTGGGGATTAGTGGTAACTTCTACCACCATTATCTTCTATCTAAACTTCGAGACAAGGGTACAGCCAAAGGGTACAGACTGCCAAGAGGGGGCTTCTTTAACCTAGTTATTTGCCCACActatttttttgagattttagggtttgtggGAATTTCATGCATCTCTCAAACATCGGTTTCATTCTCCGTAGCCATTGGATCAGGTCTGTACTTGATGGGAAGGAGTTACGTGACTAGGAAATGGTACCTTTCTAAGTTTGAAAATTTTCCCAAGGAGGTGAGGGCCTTGATTCCGTATGTGTTTTAG